A single Oncorhynchus tshawytscha isolate Ot180627B linkage group LG01, Otsh_v2.0, whole genome shotgun sequence DNA region contains:
- the LOC112218443 gene encoding ceramide kinase isoform X1, with the protein MEKQPRLLASQLFLKNSVFEVLLNGVLLTWKEIPANKKVVSGSIHHPIKGGTSHSVSVSEILAVRELDVGGGTNDDGRWQKMPQKLTEAYPYAFTVSYVERARQHRWRCSDVTFHCSDGVLRQQWIQTIREQLTALTSRPKHLLVYINPYGGKQQGECIYEQKVAPLFACASISTDVIVTEHANHARDHLKTEAELKKYDGVVCVGGDGMFSEIVHGLVSRTQRDNGVDQNSPEEKLVPCSLRIGIIPAGSTDCICYATVGINDPVTSALHVIVGDSQPMDVCSVHHNNTFLRYSISLLGYGFYGDVLADSERKRWMGPARYDFSGFKTFLTHHHYEGAVSFLPATDILGTPRDKTRCRAGCFICQHDGQLYSGDSPEESKTAPDVSDREYEVGWGVVRGKFLAINAASMSCACPRSPMGLSPAAHLADGTTDLILVRKCSRFNFLRHLLRHTSKDDQFDMTFVEVHRVRRFRFTPRHCQNDSELDLRENGKQLFSQICRDHPACSCSPAYSSWNCDGEILPHAAIEVGVHCQLIKLFARGIEEQPLFEDLANPQCAL; encoded by the exons GTACCAGCCACAGCGTGTCCGTGTCTGAGATCCTAGCAGTCCGGGAGCTCGATGTGGGTGGTGGGACGAACGATGATGGCAGGTGGCAGAAAATGCCCCAGAAACTGACTGAGGCCTATCCATATGCATTCACAG TGTCTTATGTGGAGAGAGCGAGGCAGCACCGCTGGCGGTGTAGTGACGTCACCTTCCACTGTTCAGACGGGGTGCTGCGTCAGCAGTGGATCCAGACCATCAGAGAGCAGCTCACAGCACTGA CTAGCAGACCCAAGCATTTGCTGGTGTACATCAACCCTTATGGGGGCAAGCAGCAAGGCGAGTGCATTTATGAGCAGAAAGTCGCGCCTCTCTTCGCCTGTgcctccatctccacagacgtGATTG TTACAGAGCATGCCAATCATGCCAGAGACCACCTGAAGACAGAGGCGGAGTTAAAGAAATATGATGG agtggtgtgtgtgggcGGGGACGGCATGTTCAGCGAGATAGTTCACGGCCTGGTCTCTCGAACACAGAGGGATAACGGAgtggaccagaacagcccggaGGAGAAGCTGGTACCCTGTAGTCTCCGCATCGGCATAATACCCGCAG GTTCAACGGACTGCATCTGCTATGCCACTGTCGGCATCAATGACCCTGTGACCTCAGCTTTGCATGTCATAGTGG GAGACTCCCAGCCAATGGACGTGTGCTCGGTCCATCACAACAACACATTCTTGAGGTATTCCATCTCCCTGCTTGGATATGGTTTCTACGGCGACGTGCTGGCAGACAGCGAGAGGAAACGCTGGATGGGACCAGCCAGATACGACTTTTCAG GTTTTAAGACGTTTCTGACACATCACCACTATGAAGGGGCTGTGTCTTTTCTACCAGCAACTGACATACTGGGAACACCGCGAGACAAGACCAGGTGTAGAGCTGG GTGCTTCATATGCCAGCACGACGGGCAGCTGTATTCAGGGGATTCCCCAGAGGAATCCAAGACTGCTCCAGATGTCTCAGACAGAG AATATgaagtggggtggggggtggtcaGAGGGAAGTTCCTGGCCATCAACGCGGCCAGTATGAGCTGTGCCTGTCCCCGTAGCCCCATGGGCCTGTCCCCCGCCGCCCACCTCGCTGACGGCACCACCGACCTCATCCTCGTACGCAAGTGCTCCCGGTTCAACTTCCTGCGCCACCTGCTACGCCACACCAGCAAAGACGACCAG TTTGACATGACCTTTGTAGAGGTGCACCGTGTGCGGCGCTTCCGTTTCACACCACGCCACTGCCAAAACGACTCGGAGCTGGACCTGAGGGAGAACGGCAAGCAGCTCTTCAGCCAGATCTGCCGGGACCACCCGGCCTGCAGCTGCAGCCCTGCCTATAGCAGCTGGAACTGTGACGGCGAGATCCTCCCCCACGCTGCCATTGAAGTCGG AGTTCACTGCCAGTTGATCAAGCTGTTTGCACGAGGGATCGAAGAGCAGCCTTTGTTTGAGGACCTCGCCAACCCCCAGTGTGCACTCTAG
- the LOC112218443 gene encoding ceramide kinase isoform X2, whose amino-acid sequence MEKQPRLLASQLFLKNSVFEVLLNGVLLTWKEIPANKKVVSGSIHHPIKGGTSHSVSVSEILAVRELDVGGGTNDDGRWQKMPQKLTEAYPYAFTVSYVERARQHRWRCSDVTFHCSDGVLRQQWIQTIREQLTALTSRPKHLLVYINPYGGKQQGECIYEQKVAPLFACASISTDVIVTEHANHARDHLKTEAELKKYDGVVCVGGDGMFSEIVHGLVSRTQRDNGVDQNSPEEKLVPCSLRIGIIPAGDSQPMDVCSVHHNNTFLRYSISLLGYGFYGDVLADSERKRWMGPARYDFSGFKTFLTHHHYEGAVSFLPATDILGTPRDKTRCRAGCFICQHDGQLYSGDSPEESKTAPDVSDREYEVGWGVVRGKFLAINAASMSCACPRSPMGLSPAAHLADGTTDLILVRKCSRFNFLRHLLRHTSKDDQFDMTFVEVHRVRRFRFTPRHCQNDSELDLRENGKQLFSQICRDHPACSCSPAYSSWNCDGEILPHAAIEVGVHCQLIKLFARGIEEQPLFEDLANPQCAL is encoded by the exons GTACCAGCCACAGCGTGTCCGTGTCTGAGATCCTAGCAGTCCGGGAGCTCGATGTGGGTGGTGGGACGAACGATGATGGCAGGTGGCAGAAAATGCCCCAGAAACTGACTGAGGCCTATCCATATGCATTCACAG TGTCTTATGTGGAGAGAGCGAGGCAGCACCGCTGGCGGTGTAGTGACGTCACCTTCCACTGTTCAGACGGGGTGCTGCGTCAGCAGTGGATCCAGACCATCAGAGAGCAGCTCACAGCACTGA CTAGCAGACCCAAGCATTTGCTGGTGTACATCAACCCTTATGGGGGCAAGCAGCAAGGCGAGTGCATTTATGAGCAGAAAGTCGCGCCTCTCTTCGCCTGTgcctccatctccacagacgtGATTG TTACAGAGCATGCCAATCATGCCAGAGACCACCTGAAGACAGAGGCGGAGTTAAAGAAATATGATGG agtggtgtgtgtgggcGGGGACGGCATGTTCAGCGAGATAGTTCACGGCCTGGTCTCTCGAACACAGAGGGATAACGGAgtggaccagaacagcccggaGGAGAAGCTGGTACCCTGTAGTCTCCGCATCGGCATAATACCCGCAG GAGACTCCCAGCCAATGGACGTGTGCTCGGTCCATCACAACAACACATTCTTGAGGTATTCCATCTCCCTGCTTGGATATGGTTTCTACGGCGACGTGCTGGCAGACAGCGAGAGGAAACGCTGGATGGGACCAGCCAGATACGACTTTTCAG GTTTTAAGACGTTTCTGACACATCACCACTATGAAGGGGCTGTGTCTTTTCTACCAGCAACTGACATACTGGGAACACCGCGAGACAAGACCAGGTGTAGAGCTGG GTGCTTCATATGCCAGCACGACGGGCAGCTGTATTCAGGGGATTCCCCAGAGGAATCCAAGACTGCTCCAGATGTCTCAGACAGAG AATATgaagtggggtggggggtggtcaGAGGGAAGTTCCTGGCCATCAACGCGGCCAGTATGAGCTGTGCCTGTCCCCGTAGCCCCATGGGCCTGTCCCCCGCCGCCCACCTCGCTGACGGCACCACCGACCTCATCCTCGTACGCAAGTGCTCCCGGTTCAACTTCCTGCGCCACCTGCTACGCCACACCAGCAAAGACGACCAG TTTGACATGACCTTTGTAGAGGTGCACCGTGTGCGGCGCTTCCGTTTCACACCACGCCACTGCCAAAACGACTCGGAGCTGGACCTGAGGGAGAACGGCAAGCAGCTCTTCAGCCAGATCTGCCGGGACCACCCGGCCTGCAGCTGCAGCCCTGCCTATAGCAGCTGGAACTGTGACGGCGAGATCCTCCCCCACGCTGCCATTGAAGTCGG AGTTCACTGCCAGTTGATCAAGCTGTTTGCACGAGGGATCGAAGAGCAGCCTTTGTTTGAGGACCTCGCCAACCCCCAGTGTGCACTCTAG
- the LOC112218443 gene encoding ceramide kinase isoform X3, translating to MDRGTSHSVSVSEILAVRELDVGGGTNDDGRWQKMPQKLTEAYPYAFTVSYVERARQHRWRCSDVTFHCSDGVLRQQWIQTIREQLTALTSRPKHLLVYINPYGGKQQGECIYEQKVAPLFACASISTDVIVTEHANHARDHLKTEAELKKYDGVVCVGGDGMFSEIVHGLVSRTQRDNGVDQNSPEEKLVPCSLRIGIIPAGSTDCICYATVGINDPVTSALHVIVGDSQPMDVCSVHHNNTFLRYSISLLGYGFYGDVLADSERKRWMGPARYDFSGFKTFLTHHHYEGAVSFLPATDILGTPRDKTRCRAGCFICQHDGQLYSGDSPEESKTAPDVSDREYEVGWGVVRGKFLAINAASMSCACPRSPMGLSPAAHLADGTTDLILVRKCSRFNFLRHLLRHTSKDDQFDMTFVEVHRVRRFRFTPRHCQNDSELDLRENGKQLFSQICRDHPACSCSPAYSSWNCDGEILPHAAIEVGVHCQLIKLFARGIEEQPLFEDLANPQCAL from the exons GTACCAGCCACAGCGTGTCCGTGTCTGAGATCCTAGCAGTCCGGGAGCTCGATGTGGGTGGTGGGACGAACGATGATGGCAGGTGGCAGAAAATGCCCCAGAAACTGACTGAGGCCTATCCATATGCATTCACAG TGTCTTATGTGGAGAGAGCGAGGCAGCACCGCTGGCGGTGTAGTGACGTCACCTTCCACTGTTCAGACGGGGTGCTGCGTCAGCAGTGGATCCAGACCATCAGAGAGCAGCTCACAGCACTGA CTAGCAGACCCAAGCATTTGCTGGTGTACATCAACCCTTATGGGGGCAAGCAGCAAGGCGAGTGCATTTATGAGCAGAAAGTCGCGCCTCTCTTCGCCTGTgcctccatctccacagacgtGATTG TTACAGAGCATGCCAATCATGCCAGAGACCACCTGAAGACAGAGGCGGAGTTAAAGAAATATGATGG agtggtgtgtgtgggcGGGGACGGCATGTTCAGCGAGATAGTTCACGGCCTGGTCTCTCGAACACAGAGGGATAACGGAgtggaccagaacagcccggaGGAGAAGCTGGTACCCTGTAGTCTCCGCATCGGCATAATACCCGCAG GTTCAACGGACTGCATCTGCTATGCCACTGTCGGCATCAATGACCCTGTGACCTCAGCTTTGCATGTCATAGTGG GAGACTCCCAGCCAATGGACGTGTGCTCGGTCCATCACAACAACACATTCTTGAGGTATTCCATCTCCCTGCTTGGATATGGTTTCTACGGCGACGTGCTGGCAGACAGCGAGAGGAAACGCTGGATGGGACCAGCCAGATACGACTTTTCAG GTTTTAAGACGTTTCTGACACATCACCACTATGAAGGGGCTGTGTCTTTTCTACCAGCAACTGACATACTGGGAACACCGCGAGACAAGACCAGGTGTAGAGCTGG GTGCTTCATATGCCAGCACGACGGGCAGCTGTATTCAGGGGATTCCCCAGAGGAATCCAAGACTGCTCCAGATGTCTCAGACAGAG AATATgaagtggggtggggggtggtcaGAGGGAAGTTCCTGGCCATCAACGCGGCCAGTATGAGCTGTGCCTGTCCCCGTAGCCCCATGGGCCTGTCCCCCGCCGCCCACCTCGCTGACGGCACCACCGACCTCATCCTCGTACGCAAGTGCTCCCGGTTCAACTTCCTGCGCCACCTGCTACGCCACACCAGCAAAGACGACCAG TTTGACATGACCTTTGTAGAGGTGCACCGTGTGCGGCGCTTCCGTTTCACACCACGCCACTGCCAAAACGACTCGGAGCTGGACCTGAGGGAGAACGGCAAGCAGCTCTTCAGCCAGATCTGCCGGGACCACCCGGCCTGCAGCTGCAGCCCTGCCTATAGCAGCTGGAACTGTGACGGCGAGATCCTCCCCCACGCTGCCATTGAAGTCGG AGTTCACTGCCAGTTGATCAAGCTGTTTGCACGAGGGATCGAAGAGCAGCCTTTGTTTGAGGACCTCGCCAACCCCCAGTGTGCACTCTAG
- the LOC112218443 gene encoding ceramide kinase isoform X4 yields the protein MPQKLTEAYPYAFTVSYVERARQHRWRCSDVTFHCSDGVLRQQWIQTIREQLTALTSRPKHLLVYINPYGGKQQGECIYEQKVAPLFACASISTDVIVTEHANHARDHLKTEAELKKYDGVVCVGGDGMFSEIVHGLVSRTQRDNGVDQNSPEEKLVPCSLRIGIIPAGSTDCICYATVGINDPVTSALHVIVGDSQPMDVCSVHHNNTFLRYSISLLGYGFYGDVLADSERKRWMGPARYDFSGFKTFLTHHHYEGAVSFLPATDILGTPRDKTRCRAGCFICQHDGQLYSGDSPEESKTAPDVSDREYEVGWGVVRGKFLAINAASMSCACPRSPMGLSPAAHLADGTTDLILVRKCSRFNFLRHLLRHTSKDDQFDMTFVEVHRVRRFRFTPRHCQNDSELDLRENGKQLFSQICRDHPACSCSPAYSSWNCDGEILPHAAIEVGVHCQLIKLFARGIEEQPLFEDLANPQCAL from the exons ATGCCCCAGAAACTGACTGAGGCCTATCCATATGCATTCACAG TGTCTTATGTGGAGAGAGCGAGGCAGCACCGCTGGCGGTGTAGTGACGTCACCTTCCACTGTTCAGACGGGGTGCTGCGTCAGCAGTGGATCCAGACCATCAGAGAGCAGCTCACAGCACTGA CTAGCAGACCCAAGCATTTGCTGGTGTACATCAACCCTTATGGGGGCAAGCAGCAAGGCGAGTGCATTTATGAGCAGAAAGTCGCGCCTCTCTTCGCCTGTgcctccatctccacagacgtGATTG TTACAGAGCATGCCAATCATGCCAGAGACCACCTGAAGACAGAGGCGGAGTTAAAGAAATATGATGG agtggtgtgtgtgggcGGGGACGGCATGTTCAGCGAGATAGTTCACGGCCTGGTCTCTCGAACACAGAGGGATAACGGAgtggaccagaacagcccggaGGAGAAGCTGGTACCCTGTAGTCTCCGCATCGGCATAATACCCGCAG GTTCAACGGACTGCATCTGCTATGCCACTGTCGGCATCAATGACCCTGTGACCTCAGCTTTGCATGTCATAGTGG GAGACTCCCAGCCAATGGACGTGTGCTCGGTCCATCACAACAACACATTCTTGAGGTATTCCATCTCCCTGCTTGGATATGGTTTCTACGGCGACGTGCTGGCAGACAGCGAGAGGAAACGCTGGATGGGACCAGCCAGATACGACTTTTCAG GTTTTAAGACGTTTCTGACACATCACCACTATGAAGGGGCTGTGTCTTTTCTACCAGCAACTGACATACTGGGAACACCGCGAGACAAGACCAGGTGTAGAGCTGG GTGCTTCATATGCCAGCACGACGGGCAGCTGTATTCAGGGGATTCCCCAGAGGAATCCAAGACTGCTCCAGATGTCTCAGACAGAG AATATgaagtggggtggggggtggtcaGAGGGAAGTTCCTGGCCATCAACGCGGCCAGTATGAGCTGTGCCTGTCCCCGTAGCCCCATGGGCCTGTCCCCCGCCGCCCACCTCGCTGACGGCACCACCGACCTCATCCTCGTACGCAAGTGCTCCCGGTTCAACTTCCTGCGCCACCTGCTACGCCACACCAGCAAAGACGACCAG TTTGACATGACCTTTGTAGAGGTGCACCGTGTGCGGCGCTTCCGTTTCACACCACGCCACTGCCAAAACGACTCGGAGCTGGACCTGAGGGAGAACGGCAAGCAGCTCTTCAGCCAGATCTGCCGGGACCACCCGGCCTGCAGCTGCAGCCCTGCCTATAGCAGCTGGAACTGTGACGGCGAGATCCTCCCCCACGCTGCCATTGAAGTCGG AGTTCACTGCCAGTTGATCAAGCTGTTTGCACGAGGGATCGAAGAGCAGCCTTTGTTTGAGGACCTCGCCAACCCCCAGTGTGCACTCTAG